In the Drosophila teissieri strain GT53w chromosome 3R, Prin_Dtei_1.1, whole genome shotgun sequence genome, GTGACTCATTCAGGTCCTTGACCAGGACTCAACTCATACTCTATGGCTTCGAACGGAAATCAACTCAAGTGGCGTCTGCCTTTGAACGTTGGTTCGTCGTACATCAGTAGTTGCCCGAAAAAGTCGGAAAGTTGGGAGCAGCTGAAAGAGCAGACCTAAATACCTTAAAGTTTGCTTAAACTTTCGCCACTGGCCAAGAAATTAGCAATGATACCCAGTCGCCGGATTAGGTGCTCCTGGACCATAATGGCCTCATTAAGGGTTAAGCCGAAGTTAAAGTTTCAGCGCTGGGAAAAGAAACTGTTCCGACGTGTTCTGGGCATCTAGAATATCCTGCCGTAAGCaggaaaattattaaacaatgCCCAGGGGCCGCAAGACGAGGAAGTGGTAGGACGGGTGGGAGATGAGACAAGCATGATGACAATGAGGACCCTGGTGCATGCAACtatgaaaatggcaaagtgCTGACCTAAGCCCACAAACAAAATGGCATGCTACAGAGGACGAGACAGCTAAAAAGTGTCACAGCAGCTCAACACAAAAACTCAAATTCCAAGCGCCCGAGTTCGACCCCGGCTGGAACTGGTACTGGTTATGGTACTAgtattactactactactactaaaACTGAACCCTGGCAGACCGGCGGACGGATGGACATGACGAAGTGTCAGTGGCTCACAGCAACGAAATCCCAATGTAGCCAGTGATAAGGCCAACTACAGAGCCACGtgtttgcttttcaatttgtgcCAGCAGTCAGCAGCCGGCTGTGGAATTATGAATAGGCcggcacaaaaacaaagcggcCAACAGCAGAAAGACATCGTGAATGGGCCAAGTGGAACGGCTTTCTGGGGGCCGCAAGGGGTTAACGGGCGTTACACGGAGCGTTGGAGCATTCATTGAAGCTAAACAGGATGTGAGGTGCGGGCAGGCGAGGACTCGGAATGGATTCGGAGAGGATGGGATAGGATGGGTTCGGATGGGATGACTACGCTTCGATGCCGAcaggcaaaggaaaacaacTTTTGCGAAAGTTGTACTCGATTTGTGTTCTATTTTAGTGCTCCCTCTCGTCCTCTTCTGTTCTCTTTTTACATCACTACTTATGGCAAGCTGCATCTcatgaaatgcaaatgtataTCTGTAAGGACTCAAAGTCGCTGTGGATGAACATACAAATTTCATGGTAAACTCCCTGATCGCTTCAATAATTTGGATAAAAGGAAGCAAAGATTCATAGTTCGAGATACAAAAATGACATAATCAACTCCCTTTGGAAATGTTCTTAAAAATGATGTAAGTGGGCTTTTTTACATGTAAGCCGTTTATTTGGAGGAGCATGTATTTGGAGGAGTTATGTATTTAGGGAATGAAGATGCAGGGACAATTTTCGACATTTAAACTTAACTTTTCATCAACAAATACAGAATCCActtgaataattaataatttttgaatAACGAGTTCCTCAACTATgggatacccgttactcagcagcgGAAGAGCTGACGCGAATTTTCACATTTCTCTGCCACATCGATAGAAATATTGAAAAGAATtacatgaaaaataaaattaaaagatgTTTTAAGACCATAACAAAACtgaacaaatatcaaaacattttccaaaagtgtggacgtgacAGTTCTAGTCTGTTTTTGGACGTGGCAATATGGGTCAACAAATTTCgagtttttatagttcctgagatctctactgggctattgatcctgatcaagaatttatatgatcagaaacgcttccttctgactgttacatactttttaacgaatctagtatacccttttactctacactGCTCAATGCTCAACCACTTAATCATCAAATAACGTAATCTTGAACTTTAGCAGATTTGACTGCTATCAAAATTTTAGAGTAACATGCCGTATCCATCAACAAACACTGCTTTAACtatcaaatataatatttagttAGACCATAGCCAACAATTACATTCACAAATTCCACAAGAGTATCCAAAACAATAACTCATCCACAGTAATAGCCATTACTTCAATATAACCTTCAAAATGGAGACAACCAGTGAACGGAAAACCCAAATTatggaaaagcgaaagctCATGGGCGACAAGAGGATGAGCATGGGAATGAAGTCATTCTATGCCTCGGTAATAGGAAGCATTTTCCGGATGAGCGATGAGCAGCGGAGCTCTTTTGCAGCCATGTTTAGGCGCCACAAGGCTGACGCACAATATGTTGACACTACCTACGTTGATAATCCCGTAGAGGAGTACGAGCCCATCTATCAAACCGTCTTCGATGACGACAGGGATCCCGTGCTTGAGCCCACATTCTCTAAACACCGCATACCCCTGTAAGATCTTCAACCAAACTGGATAAGGTCAAAATACTTCTTATTTCTTCAGTCAGATACGTTGTCTGGAGCGCTACCACAATTCCAAGCGGGAGTACGCCAAGCAGTTTAAGCGGGAGATCCAACTCCTAATTGACAACCAGTCAACGGCGGAGGATGCCTGGCAATTCGTGAGGTAAAGATtctagttttagttttatacccgttacgcGTAGGTTACTAAGGTATTATACAGTAACAATCCAATACTTATTTTATTGGTGCACGTCTTAGGCAAATACTTACTTGAATATACAGCCCTTACTTAAGGTtagtattttttatacccgttactcgtagagtaaaaggatatactagGGGTATacgttaaaaagtatgtaccAGGGAGAAGGAtgcgtttccgactatatgaagtatatttattcttgatcaggatcaattgccgagtcgatctggccatgtccgtctgtctgtccgtatgaacgtcgagatcttaggaatTATAAAAGCTGGAGAGTTGATTTTCatcatgcagactccagagacatagacgcagagcaagttggtcgattcatgttgccacgcccacaagccgcccaaaactgccacgcacacacttgaaaaatgttttgatatttttcatttttatattagttttgtaagtttctaacgatttgcagaaaaactatttgtcacgcccacaaaccgccaaaaacaatCAGTGTTTGAATTTAtccttttcactttcactagctgagtaacgggtatcagatactcagggaactcgactatagcgtttttttttgtttagtttagttcccactattattttgtttgataCTACTCTGTACATCAGTTTtttactaaaaatattatttcaaagcgctaaataataaataataataatcactAATAATCATTTCAGTTGTTGCGCTTTTTTCCGTTTGGTGCTTCGTTGTAACCGGATGAAGAGAAACTATAAATATCCAAACTTATTATtgtgaattttatttttcttccaGAACCATGGCTTATACCACACTTTGGCCGCCGCTGCACACAAGAAAAGAACTCAAGATTTTTGAAAAGGACTTTTGCAAGCTTACCCCTAAAGAGCAGAAACGCTACAATAAAATAATGGCGACCAATTTTTCTTAACGTCTTTAAGATTTAATAtctaaaattttataatttaaaaaaaaaatacaaaataataaaagcaacaaaaagtatattattactttttatttcaaCAAAGATAATTGGGAATACAATAAGTATTTAATACTTAATTTAAAGTCACTTAGCACGGTTACGTTCCTGAAAACGGCGTGTCAAACAAAAACGTGGTAAAATATACAAGAAAACAAATCCACATCCTTCATGTGGTTCGTTCCACGATTTTAGGTATCCTGTCCATCATTCCAGAATAAGCATCTATAGTACCACTTGTAAGCATACACGCATTAAGAAGGGGTGTAAAAATTGGAACCCAATATCTGTTCTCCGGAAATAATACACGCATGTAGAAGTATACAAAGTAATAGTAAATAGTAGAGCTATTTTGTGATCTCAGTCTATCGAATATGACGtgtaacatacatatgtagaccgaatttgtttcaattacaaaaaaattaaaaagctcTCTCTGATGTTGTTGAGAGCCTAAAAATATACCCTTCCTACCATGGAATCTGTAGCCAAATTGTGAGAAACCCATAAAGCAAATGCTACTGTATTGTTTTAACACACGTTGCGCATTATTTCGCTTATGGTATTCATACGGCAGGCTTGCGCCCAACTGGCTGATACCTTGATCGTATGACAGCTAAGCTCGAGCGACCTTAGCCTTTTCCACGTTGCCGAGGTAGTGAGTGCATCTGGAATTTTGGCAGCTACCATAAGTGTTCCCAACCAGGGTGCTTAACACATCGCTTATAATGGTTTTAATTTAGCGAAAGGGTCATTTCGAAACTTAAACCAGACGTCTTAAGAGGAATCCGCCCAAGATCGGGCACTCTCAGACTCCATACCAAGACCTAACCTCAATTGCACCCGTTCTGAGCGTTCTCGCCTCAGAAGAATCATTTCAACAACAGGAGGTTGCAACTATGGATCTCGGGCTTCTCCAAGCTAGGAGAAGGCCTGGCGAGCAGTAGGCGAGGCTTTTCGTTATCTTAGCAAGGATAGGTTAAAGATCGGCTACAAACAATCTAACCAACAAAAATCTAAATTTTGTAAACTGCTCGCGGAACTTGATTATGATCCTTTACACTTTTTATAATCTCCTACAGTACGTCGTTAACCAACGTAGGAAGGCCTTCATCACAGTTACAGCGAATGGCTGGGTGCATAATATATAAGCCTGATGTTGGTTCCCGATCTAATTCGTacatttaacataaatttctgAACCATACATTTTGTTAAGTAAATTTGAAGTACGGCACGCTGAAGTCGACATgataaaagaaatttaaatatatttagaatAGGATCCTTAATATTAAGGAGTAGTAACGGATAATGTCTCCTTTGCAGTACAAAAGGGTAATATAAACACGTTTGGGAGCTCCGAAGGGTTTATAGGGCTCATAGGGTAAAGACGCGATATTTGAACAAATTCATCGTAGAAGCGCAGATAGGGGGCAATAGCAATTTTAGGTCTCTGTTCAATCGGCACGCCCCACGTTAAACCAATATTAGGTAAGAATTTCCTATATATATCGTGTCGGTGCCGGTCGTGTAGCTCACGGAGACGGACATTTTTAAGAAACCCGGCCACAGGCTGTTTGGCTAGCAGCTTTTTGAAGGAACttcaaagaaagaaaagagaaTAATCAAGGAATAGCTTCGAGAAGTATGTTAAGATCTTGCTCAGGAGAAGCAACGAAACGGAAAAGCAACCTAACCAATGCCATCTAAACCTAGGACCAAAGAAAGTCACCGAATGCACATTGGGAACGAAGCATTCTACCTGCATTTGATGGCAACGTTGGGAATGGATGAGAATAAGACTTTCAGAACGGTCACATAATGTCGGTGTATTCATCCAATTTCTCattgttaaatgaaatttaatcaaattattttcaaatattctaTCAATTAGAACATAAGAATACTAATGTGTGCTACGGCAAGAGAAGGGAGGCTGTCTGTTTCGTGCTTGAAGAGGCACGAATTAAAGGCAAGAATTAGTGGCTTCAAATCATTACGTCagtatatttaattatttcactAGTAAAATTCCATATAGCTAGTATACATTcatgccaacaacaacaaaaaaataaaatgggacCCTCTACTATAGATATATACACGAATTTCTAACAAACTTAcgtaaattataataaatgatGGCGATTATCAAATAGTAAATGGTAATTTTCTCCGAAAATAATTTACCTAAATATGGCAAAGCAACGAGGTATACAAAATGATattggcaaatcaataataaaacaataataaaaacgctatagtcgagctTCCCAACTatcccgttactcagctaatggAAGTGCGAACCAGAAATGTTCACATTTTTCTGGAATATTGATAGTaataggaaaaataaaaattaaatgaaaacaatttaaaaaatcttttaaaagtGTGAACGTGAcgtttttgggtggtttgtgggcgttaaggtGGGTTTGGCATGGGTTTCAAGTGAAACCCAAaactaaacaagagagaacgctttagtcgagttccccgactatctgatacccgttactcagctattggaagtgacagtttttggcggtttgtgggcgttagagtggcgtggcaaaaagatttttggcaaatcgatagaaatttacaagactaacaaaaatgtgaaaaaatatcaaaacatatttcaaaagtgtgggcgtggcagctttgggcggtgggcgtggctacaCGAATCAAAAACCtttcgctgcgtctatgtctccgAGGTCTGCATGccttatctcaactttctagcttttgtagttcttgagatctcgccgttcatacggacagacggacatggccatatcgactcggctattgatcatgatcaagaatatatatatcttatatggtcggaaacgcttccttctgtctgttacatacttttcaaggaatctagtatacccttttactctacaagtaacgggtatacaaatattCATGTTTTGTCCGTTATTGTCGGGGTGAGAAGAGATGTAGGCTGTTCAATTGTGTTTGTGAGAATGTGAGACATTAGGAATATTTTGTTAGTGTAGAAATGGCTCTGCTGGGGGTTGCTGCGGCTGAGAAACCGGATCGTTCTGATTCCAACTGAAACGCAGAGGCGAGGATTTCTGGTTCTCCAAAGGGTAGTCTTTATTCActttgatatatatatgtacaaatataaaCAGGTTGCTCCAAATTTTTGTCTTCGTGACTTGTAGAAATGAAAGTAAGTAAGTGagtaagcaaaaaaaaaagggtgtGGCCAGCGGTCCCTAATGGAAGAATACtccctttttcaaaagagagTGGGTGGATTCCCTTCTCCATTTAGGGACGCGTGGAACTGGCACACGGGAGCTGGAGTAAACATCCCGCCCGCCTTGCAATGCCACAGATTGCAAAAGAATCTGTGATGCGTCAGTGGGCGTATGTTCCGGAGAGCATCCATCCTAAAACAGTGCTCTGTGCTACGATGTGCCCGTTCTGGCTGTGCATGACACCCGGTTGGATGAGCGTGGGAAACACATCCGCACCTAGCACGACGGAGGTACCAGCCGGCCTGTGGAAACTGGGGTCCGACAGGATGAGGTTGGTGAACACTGTTTTGGCAGCGTCAGGCAGCTCTCGGGCAGGAGTCCGCATtcgcagctgctcctcgacgTGGAACACCACCTCAATCCGTGGCGTCTCTGTATGAATCGGTATGAGAGTGGCTCTGCACACCCTCTCATCACCGACTCCCAGGATAGGGAGGGCCATGGCCTCGGCTAGTGATCCGTCAATGCGGCTCAAAGTAGAGCACGCATCTACCATAGCCCGCACATCGAAGCGTTTGTCCCCGATGTCGAACCGCAGATTGACGGTGGGCAGGATAGCCGTTGCAGTGTGGGAGAGCACTGCCGAGAGGCGGGGTTGCTCGATGTTGGCCTTCGGCTCTGGCGTCTCGATGGGCCTGTCCGCGCTAGCAGACCGCTCTCGCTTTTCCCGCCGATGGAGATGCAGCAAGGTGTGATGAGTGTCCCCACATACTCGGCAGCGACACTCACTTCGGCACGAGCCTCCGGAATGCTGGTGCGCCAAGCAGTTCGGGCAATATTTGTTGATGAGGACCGCACGGAGCCGCCGCTCTGCATCTAGCCGGAGAAACCGCGAACACGTCCGAAGCGGATGAATCCCCTGACAGACTCGGCATCGGAACGATCGAGTTCCTCGAGAACATCTGTCGATGAGCTGGCGACGTTGGTTGCGATGGGACGGCATGGCTGGCGCAAAGAGATGAGAGAAGCTGAGAGAAAAAAACGACTGGAGgatagaacaaaaaaaataataattagtgGATACGCTTTACTCTCACAGTTATGGACATTGAACGCATAGACATGGGACATGTTTGTCTACGGGAAGGAAAACTAATTTGGAAATTGGCCGTTTGAGGATACCACGGGCCGTGCGGACGTCTACGACGCGAACTTTGTCATCAGAGCCAGGATAAACCCTTTGAACACGCCCTAAACGCCACCCATACGATGGAACGTGGTCTTCCTTGATAATTACCATGTCGCCTTCGGACATATTCCTGGTTGGAATTTGCCACTTGGTCCTCTTATGGAACTCTTTCAGGTATTCAGCTATCCATCTCGATGCGAAAAGCTGGCCAAGGGCTTTGAGTCGCTGCCATCGGTTCAGGATAGAACTGGCTTCGCCGGCGGTGGGAGGTTCGGCGGGGACAAGTAGCGGTCCGCCTATCAGAAAATGTCCTGGATTGAGAGCGAGGATATCCGACGGATCTTCTGACATCGCTGAAATTGGTCTGGAGTTGAGGCATGCCTCGATCCGACACAGTAGAGTGGATAACTCTTCAAGGGTATACTTAAAGTTACCTGTCGTCTTGTAGAAGTGAGTCTTGAAGCTCTTGACTCCTGCTTCCCACaggcctcccatatggggGGCGCCTGGAGGGTTGAAATGCCAGGATAGGCTCTGGTGACTAAATGACGAGGTAACCTTTTCCTTAACCGCAGCGATGAAATCTTCTGTGAGGGCCTTCTCCGCGCCCACAAAAGTCTTTCCGTTGTCCGAGTAAAGATGGAGAGGGCACTCTCTTCTGGCCGCAAACCTTGAGAAGGCTCCGAGGAATTTCTCCGTGGTCAAGTCCGAAGTGGCTTCCAAATGGATGGCCTTCGTACTGAAGCACACGAAGACGCAGACATAGCCCTTCGTGATTCGACAGGCACGACCTGAATAGCTCTTGACATCAAACGGTCCCGCGAAGTCGAGTCCTGTGTGTGTAAAGGGTCGCGAATAGGTCGCTCTGGACTGAGGTAGTTTACCCATTAGCTGGGACTGCACCTTCTTCCGGTGAATGACACACACCTTGCAGGTCGTGGTCACACGTTTGATCAGGTTCCGCAGCTTCGGAATCCAGTATCTCGTCCGGATGAGACGAACCATAAGCTGGTTTCCCCCGTGTATGGAGATACGGTGAGTAAATGTGACCAGAAGCTCTGCTAGTTTGGAATGGTACGCCAAAAGGATAGGATGACGTTCGTCGTAGGATAACGAGTCAGATGCAGTCAAACGACCGCATGACCTCATGATGCCGTCAGCATCCAGGAACGGATTAAGGTTGAGGATACAACTAGACGAGGGAAGCTGTCCTTTGGATTGCAGGATGTTGTATTCCTCTGGATAGTCGGCCCGTTGAGTTTGCCTAATAAGCATGAGTTGTATATGGGCGAGTTCTTTACTGCTTAAGTCTGTAGAAGAAGTCGTAGGAATGCATCTGCAGCGGTTGATGAACCGCTGCACAAAAGCCATGACTCGCAGCATGCGATTGAAGTTTGAAAAACGCTCTAGGAGATCCCATGCTGGACACGCTAAATGGCACCGGACGGATCGTCTTTCGAGTTCAGGGTCCGATACCTCTTCGTGCGACGTGGGCCAGGCGAC is a window encoding:
- the LOC122621501 gene encoding uncharacterized protein LOC122621501 isoform X1, translated to METTSERKTQIMEKRKLMGDKRMSMGMKSFYASVIGSIFRMSDEQRSSFAAMFRRHKADAQYVDTTYVDNPVEEYEPIYQTVFDDDRDPVLEPTFSKHRIPLQIRCLERYHNSKREYAKQFKREIQLLIDNQSTAEDAWQFVRTMAYTTLWPPLHTRKELKIFEKDFCKLTPKEQKRYNKIMATNFS
- the LOC122621479 gene encoding uncharacterized protein LOC122621479: MSEGDMLIDRCSRGTRSFRCRVCQGIHPLRTCSRFLRLDAERRLRAVLINKYCPNCLAHQHSGGSCRSECRCRVCGDTHHTLLHLHRREKRERSASADRPIETPEPKANIEQPRLSAVLSHTATAILPTVNLRFDIGDKRFDVRAMVDACSTLSRIDGSLAEAMALPILGVGDERVCRATLIPIHTETPRIEVVFHVEEQLRMRTPARELPDAAKTVFTNLILSDPSFHRPAGTSVVLGADVFPTLIQPGVMHSQNGHIVAQSTVLGWMLSGTYAH
- the LOC122621501 gene encoding uncharacterized protein LOC122621501 isoform X2, with translation METTSERKTQIMEKRKLMGDKRMSMGMKSFYASVIGSIFRMSDEQRSSFAAMFRRHKADAQYVDTTYVDNPVEEYEPIYQTVFDDDRDPVLEPTFSKHRIPLYVVWSATTIPSGSTPSSLSGRSNS